The sequence CTTGCGCATATACATTTCTTTCAGCGCGTCGCGGGCGGGGCCGAGGTACTTACGGGGATCGAATTCCTCAGGCTTCGTCGCGAAAACCTCGCGTATTTTCGCGGTCATCACGAGACGCCCGTCGGAATCGATATTTACCTTACATACCGCGGACTTGGCGGCCTCGCGGATCTGATCCTCGGGGATACCGATCGCTTCCTGCATCTTTCCGCCGTACTTATTGATAGTCGCGACCGCGTCCTGCGGAACCGACGAAGACCCGTGCATCACGATCGGGAAACCGGGTAGACGCTTGACTATCTCGTTGAGGATATCCAAACGAATGAGGGGCTTGGTGCCCGGTTTGAATTTATACGCGCCGTGCGAGGTGCCGATAGCGATCGCAAGCGAATCGCATCCGGTCTTGGAGACAAAGTCCTCGACCTCTTCGGGACGGGTGTAAACATGCTCGGCGGCGGACACTTCGTCCTCGACGCCGGCAAGCACGCCGAGCTCGCCCTCGACCGTTACGTCGTGCTTATGAGCATATTCCACGACTTTCTTAGTCAGCGCGACATTATCTTCATAGGAAAGATGGGAGCCGTCGATCATCACCGACGAGAACCCTGTCTCGATACAGGATACGCAAAGTTCGTAAGTATCGCCGTGATCGAGATGGAGGCTGATAGGTATCTCGCCCAAACCCTTCTCTTTGGAGATTTCCCTCGCCATTTCAACCGCGCCCTGTCCCATCCAGCGAAGGAGGGTCTGGTTCGCGTACTTGCGGGCGCCCGACGATACCTGAAGGATAACGGGGGACTGGGTGTCCACACAGGCGGCGATAATCGCCTGAATCTGCTCCATATTATTAAAATTATAAGCCGGTACCGCGAAAGCGCTGTCGACCGCGCGGGTGAACATCGCGCGCGTATTGACGAATCCGAGTTCCTTATAACTGACTGCCATACTCTACTCCTTAATTTAATTCGATATATCCTAATTAGAACGACCCTAAAAGTCAATTTTAGACGGAATCGATTTATTTTGGCGGGTACTGATTTTGATTAAGCTATTGACATTTT comes from Brevinematales bacterium and encodes:
- a CDS encoding class II fructose-1,6-bisphosphate aldolase, with the translated sequence MAVSYKELGFVNTRAMFTRAVDSAFAVPAYNFNNMEQIQAIIAACVDTQSPVILQVSSGARKYANQTLLRWMGQGAVEMAREISKEKGLGEIPISLHLDHGDTYELCVSCIETGFSSVMIDGSHLSYEDNVALTKKVVEYAHKHDVTVEGELGVLAGVEDEVSAAEHVYTRPEEVEDFVSKTGCDSLAIAIGTSHGAYKFKPGTKPLIRLDILNEIVKRLPGFPIVMHGSSSVPQDAVATINKYGGKMQEAIGIPEDQIREAAKSAVCKVNIDSDGRLVMTAKIREVFATKPEEFDPRKYLGPARDALKEMYMRKNKDVLGSAGKAPEIIALLKK